Part of the Janibacter alkaliphilus genome is shown below.
ACGCTGCTCCCTCCTGGGAGACCGGCGGCCCCGCGGCTGCTGCACCGGCCCCCGAGGCCACTCCCGCCGAGGAGGCTCCCGCCGAGCCGGAGCCTGCCGCTGCGGAGTCGGAGACCGTCGAGGCGGAGCCTGCCGAGCCGCAGGGCGGGGCCGCGACGGACACCGACGCTGAGACGCCGACCGATGAGCCTGCAGCGGAGGCTGAGTCGGAGGAGACGGAGAAGCCCGCCACGCCCGAGACCGCCTCGACCCAGCCCGAGCGGCCGAGCACCTCTCACCCGGCCCCGGAGGGCGTCGACATCGACGACCTGGCGAACAAGAACGCCGCGCCCGACTGGGAGTGACGCACCGCTGACGAGGGCCCGTACCTGATGGTGCGGGCCCTCGTCATGTGCCGATCGTGGTCGGCTGTGCTGCACCTCTCGGCCGCAAGGCCTCAAGATCCGCCATTCCTCGCTCCCGCTGCGGCGTGATGCCAGGACATGCAGCGCAGGGAACCACCTGGTCGCCCTGCCCGGTCAACCCTCGGGGTGACGGATGCCCCCCTTCCCCCCAACCCCCTAGGGGGCTGGGTCCGCTCACGTTGCAAGTTGAGCGGCTGGGACGAAGGTGAGCGTCTGTCGCGTTCGCCGGTGGTCGCCGGTCAGCCGAGGTAGCGGGCCACCTCGTCGGGGGTGACGTCCTCGACGCGAGCGTGCCGCCAGCTCGGTGAACGGTCCTTGTCGACGAGCTGGGCACGGACGCCTTCGCCGAAGTCGGAGTCGGCGAGCATCGCGGCCGCGATCCGGGCGTCGGTGTCGAGCACCTCGCGCAGCGAGCCCGCCCCGCCGGCCTGGCGCAGCGCGGCCAGCGTGATCGCCACGGACAGCGGCGACTTCGCCCGGATCGTCTCGGCCGCAGCCCTCGCCTCGGGGACGTCCGAGTCCTCCAGCCTCTGCAGGATCGCGCCCGGGTCGTCACCGGCGTAGCCGGCGTCGATCCAGGCGCGCTGCCCCGCCAGTGGCGACGCGGGCGACCGCTCCCCCGCCTCCGGCAGCGTCCCCGACGCGCTCGCCTGCTCCAGCAGCGCGGGCACGTCCTCGGCGGGCACGAGCACGTCCGCCAGGCCGAGGGCGATCGCATCGGCGCCGTCGACCGTGACCCCGGTCAGCGCCACGTGCGTCCCCAGCTCGCCCGGAGACTGAGCCAGCCGATAGGTCGCGCCGACGTCCGGGAAGAAGCCGATCGTCGTCTCCGGCATCGCCAGCGCCGTGCGCTCGGTGACGACGCGCAGGTCGGCGTTCATGCCCAGCCCCACACCACCACCCATGGTGATGCCGTCCATCACCGCGATGACCGGCCGCGGGTACTCCGCGAGCAACGCGTCCAGCGCGTACTCCTCGCCGAAGAAGCGCGCTCCGTCCAGGCCCTCGAGGTGCGCCTGTCGCACCGCGCGCACATCCCCGCCGGCGCAGAAGCCCCGATCCCCCGCGCCCTCCAGCGAGACCACGGCCACGGCATCGTCCTGCGCCCAGGCCTCGAGCTGGGCCTGCATGCCGGCGATCATCGCGCGGCTGAGCGAGTTCAGCGCCCTCGGCCGGTTGAGCAGCACCCGGCCCAGCGCCCCCTCCTGCGCGAAGAGCACCTCGTCGCTGCCGCCCGGTCCTGGTTCGAAGGTCGTCATACCGCCACCCTGCCACGGCCCCTGTGCCCACCCCCTACGCCCACACCTCACCGGACGAGCCGGTCGGCCCGCGCGGCGGCTGGCACACTGACCGTGCCATGGCGACCACCTCCCGACCCCGCGCCTGGGTGCGGTGGTCCCACCGGCTGACGCTCCTGCTGCTCCTCGGCTGCCTGCTGGCGATCACGCCGATGTACCTCGCTGGCGGACGCACCAGCCTCGGGGTCGTCGTCGCCGCGGCGGTCCCGGCGATCCTGCTGGGGGCGCTCGCCGCGGCCTTGGTCAGCATCCGGCACCGCACCTGGTTGCGGCTCGTGCTGCTGCTCGCCCTGCTGTCCACGCAGTGGCCGCTGGCCGACTACGCCGTCGCCGACCCCGGCGCCGACCGGGCGAGCACGCCCACCAGCCCCCAGCTGCGGGTCGCCGCGCTCAACACCCTGTGGGGCGGCCCCGACCTGGACGAGCTGGCCGCGCTCGCCGCCGACCACGACGTGCTCGCGCTGCAGGAGATGCCTCCGGTGCTCGTCGAGCCGCTGACCGAGCGGCTCGGCGACGGCTGGCAGCTCGCCGCCCGGGATCACGACGACTACATCGACGCCGACGCCGCGGTGTGGGTGCGAGACACCTGGCAGGTGGCCGACGCCCAGCCCGTGCCGGACGCCTCGCCCGCCGCCACCGCGCTGACCCTGACCCGCGACGACGCCACCGTCCGGCTCGTCGGGACCCGCCTGCAGAACCCCGCCTTCGGTGCCGCCGACCGCTGGGGCGAGGGCCTGGACGCGCTGGCCGCCACGGCGAGCACCTCGCCCGACCCGGTGGTGATCCTCGGCGACCTCAACGCCCCACCCAGCGCGGTCGCCTTCCGCCGGTTCCTCGACGACGCCGGGCTGGCCGACTGCCCGGCCCAGCTGGGCAGCGGCTTCCCGGGCACCTGGGGGCTGGGTCGTGGCCCGGACGTCGCCCCGGTCCCCATCGACCACGTCCTCGTCGGCGGGCCGGCCGGCACCCGGGCGAGGTGCACCGCCTTCGCTCCGCGGGCGGTCGAGGGCACCGACCACCGGGCGGTCACCGCCACGGTGACCGTCCCGCGCTGAGGTCGCTCAGTCCTGGATCCGGGCGAAGGGGGCGGCAGCCTCCAGCTCGAGCGCGAGCTCCAGCAGCACCCGCTCCTGGCCGCGCCGGGCGGAGAGCATGACCCCGATCGGGCGTCCTTCCGCGGTCTGCCCCAGCGGCAGCGAGATCGCCGGCGCGCCGGCCGCGTTGTGCAGCGGGGTGAAGCCGACGTAGCTGCCCAGCCGGGAGAAGTGCTCGGCGAAGGGCAGGTCGCCAGCGAGGTGGCCGATCGGCGGGGTGGTGTGCGTCAGCACCGGGGTGAGCACGACATCGACGTCGCCGAAGCGCCGCTCGTACCCGGCGCCGACCGCGGCCAGCCGGGCCAGCACCAGCGGCATCTTGGGCAGCCGGCGACGCATCCGCCCGGAGAGGCCCAGGGTCAGCGGGTCGAGCGCCGCCGGGTCGAAGTCGTCGCCGAACATCTTCCGCCCGCCGCGGTGGATCGCGAAGGCGAGGAAGGACCAGTAGTCCTCGAAGTCGTCGCGGAAGAAGCCGGGAACGGCCGGCTCGTAGCCCTCGACGTCGTGCCCGAGACCGCCCAGCAGGTCCACCGTGCGATCGACCGCGGCCCGGGTCTCGGCGTCGGTCGGCGGCGCCACCGGCGAGTCGTGAGTCACGCCGACCCGCAGCCGCCGGGCGCCGGGACCCTCGACGAGACCGATCGGCGCCAGCCGCGGGTTGCGGTAGCTGCGCTCCAGCCCGGCGAAGGCCCGGGCGACGTCACGCACCGACCGGGCGAGGACACCGTCGCTGACGACGTTGATCGGCGCCGAGGAGTGCGGGTCGCCGAGCACCCTCCCCCGGCTCGCCTTGAGCCCGACGAGACCGCACGCGGCGGCCGGGATGCGGATGGATCCGCCGCCGTCGTTGCCGTGGGCGATCGGGACGGCGCCGGCGGCGACGAGCGCGGCCGACCCGCCGGAGCTGCCCCCGGAGGAGTAGCCGGTGTGCCACGGGTTGCGGGTGACCCGGCCGTCCGGGTACTCGGTGGTCGCGGTCCAGCCGAAGGGCGGGCAGGTGCTGCGGGCGAAGGGCACCACCCCGAGGTCGAGCAGCTGGCGGACGAAGCCGCCGTGGCGGCTCTCCGGGCGGTGCGGCACCGCGGCCGAGCCCATCGTCGTCGCCTGGCCGGCGACGGTGACGTTCTCCTTGATCACCGTCGGTACCCCGGCGAAGGGGGCGGCGCTGGCCGCCGCACGGTCGATCAGCGACCGCGCCGTCTCGACCTGCATCTCGGAGACCGCGCCGAGCTCGGCGACCCGCTCGGTGCGCGCGAGGGCCGCCTCGAGCACCTCGCCCGGGCTGACCTCGCCAGCACGCAGCCGCTGCGCGACACCGGTGGCGTCGAGGTCGCCGAGGGCGTCGTCGGTGACGGCGTGCACACGGTGTCCGGTGGGGGCCTCATCCAGGGCGGCGTCGCTCATGGCTCGCACGCTACCTGTCGGTAGCCGCCGCCTGCGGCGATCCGCGCGAGACCGACCGACAGCGATCTCAGACGACGAGCGTGCCGCCCTCGAAGGTGCACTGCCAGCGCCCGTCCGAGCGCTGCACGGTGTCGCTGACCGGGTAGCCGTAGCGGCCGACGTGCCCCCGCTCG
Proteins encoded:
- a CDS encoding enoyl-CoA hydratase/isomerase family protein, encoding MTTFEPGPGGSDEVLFAQEGALGRVLLNRPRALNSLSRAMIAGMQAQLEAWAQDDAVAVVSLEGAGDRGFCAGGDVRAVRQAHLEGLDGARFFGEEYALDALLAEYPRPVIAVMDGITMGGGVGLGMNADLRVVTERTALAMPETTIGFFPDVGATYRLAQSPGELGTHVALTGVTVDGADAIALGLADVLVPAEDVPALLEQASASGTLPEAGERSPASPLAGQRAWIDAGYAGDDPGAILQRLEDSDVPEARAAAETIRAKSPLSVAITLAALRQAGGAGSLREVLDTDARIAAAMLADSDFGEGVRAQLVDKDRSPSWRHARVEDVTPDEVARYLG
- a CDS encoding endonuclease/exonuclease/phosphatase family protein; this encodes MATTSRPRAWVRWSHRLTLLLLLGCLLAITPMYLAGGRTSLGVVVAAAVPAILLGALAAALVSIRHRTWLRLVLLLALLSTQWPLADYAVADPGADRASTPTSPQLRVAALNTLWGGPDLDELAALAADHDVLALQEMPPVLVEPLTERLGDGWQLAARDHDDYIDADAAVWVRDTWQVADAQPVPDASPAATALTLTRDDATVRLVGTRLQNPAFGAADRWGEGLDALAATASTSPDPVVILGDLNAPPSAVAFRRFLDDAGLADCPAQLGSGFPGTWGLGRGPDVAPVPIDHVLVGGPAGTRARCTAFAPRAVEGTDHRAVTATVTVPR
- a CDS encoding amidase, with translation MSDAALDEAPTGHRVHAVTDDALGDLDATGVAQRLRAGEVSPGEVLEAALARTERVAELGAVSEMQVETARSLIDRAAASAAPFAGVPTVIKENVTVAGQATTMGSAAVPHRPESRHGGFVRQLLDLGVVPFARSTCPPFGWTATTEYPDGRVTRNPWHTGYSSGGSSGGSAALVAAGAVPIAHGNDGGGSIRIPAAACGLVGLKASRGRVLGDPHSSAPINVVSDGVLARSVRDVARAFAGLERSYRNPRLAPIGLVEGPGARRLRVGVTHDSPVAPPTDAETRAAVDRTVDLLGGLGHDVEGYEPAVPGFFRDDFEDYWSFLAFAIHRGGRKMFGDDFDPAALDPLTLGLSGRMRRRLPKMPLVLARLAAVGAGYERRFGDVDVVLTPVLTHTTPPIGHLAGDLPFAEHFSRLGSYVGFTPLHNAAGAPAISLPLGQTAEGRPIGVMLSARRGQERVLLELALELEAAAPFARIQD